A part of Arachis hypogaea cultivar Tifrunner chromosome 12, arahy.Tifrunner.gnm2.J5K5, whole genome shotgun sequence genomic DNA contains:
- the LOC112729753 gene encoding uncharacterized protein, with product MDADGRNVENGIEISVVEPKGILEEMSQATRLLGVQLPTLEIKIQRPSHRSKIQKVPAFLREKSNFSRYCSPRMISLGPIHHREQNGDLQLGQQFKYLWAFRYIEQFARTSGRKDTEDAKVFLYGTVTQHLQELRNLFSKDVTEGYNNEELVQMLVVDGCALLYFMCKIDDRDSRPLMLKFDQLWCIWREIILLENQLPAKLLNLLTGGSRFQLNRILFRFLSMCLPKKKQDLVTFSQRYDEDNVPTHLLDYILSYYTDYILSYYTYEGSRSQKETFDASRD from the exons ATGGATGCAGATGGCAGAAATGTTGAGAATGGTATCGAGATTTCCGTAGTGGAACCAAAGGGAATATTGGAAGAGATGTCACAGGCTACCCGACTGTTAGGGGTTCAGCTGCCAACATTGGAAATAAAGATTCAACGTCCAAGTCACAGGTCCAAGATCCAAAAGGTTCCTGCTTTTTTGCGTGAAAAATCCAACTTTTCTAGGTACTGTTCACCCAGAATGATCTCACTTGGTCCCATCCATCACCGTGAGCAAAATGGTGATCTCCAGCTGGGACAACAATTCAAATACCTTTGGGCTTTCCGTTATATTGAGCAATTCGCCCGTACATCAGGTAGAAAAGACACTGAAGATGCAAAAGTGTTTCTGTATGGAACTGTAACACAACACCTTCAAGAATTGAGGAATCTGTTCAGTAAGGACGTGACTGAAGGGTACAACAATGAGGAGCTAGTACAGATGTTGGTTGTGGATGGATGTGCTTTGCTCTATTTTATGTGCAAAATTGATGATCGAGATTCAAGACCGTTGATGCTCAAGTTTGATCAGTTGTGGTGTATATGGAGAGAGATTATCTTGTTGGAAAACCAACTTCCAGCAAAATTGTTGAACTTACTTACCGGTGGTTCCCGATTTCAGTTGAACAGGATACTGTTCCGTTTTCTATCCATGTGCCTACCAAAGAAGAAACAAGATTTAGTCACCTTTTCTCAAAGATATGACGAGGATAACGTACCAACTCATCTACTGGACTATATTCTCTCATATTACACGGACTATATTCTCTCATATTACACTTATGAAGGTAGTCGATCCCAAAAAGAG ACATTTGATGCTTCCAGGGATTAA
- the LOC112726979 gene encoding uncharacterized protein, whose translation MSHFGGIAGGGNPAVYEIISSASDPRLSVADTALNSYVALENIAIRLGFPLEDAYKLQTTKFSNPPPLVFRLLTGCWFINLHPYIVTKGFTTYPWWCSVTVIKFVAGSQPVNALAFVVDGLYYGVSDFGFAAYSMVLVALISSVFILVASPVLGLPGVWTGLFLFIVLRVLARIWSCLMKVPAMDELVKISILCYCRVKGRELNWEKRYDIIIGTAEGLVYLHENSKTRIIQRDIKASNILLDAKLRAKIICVSDFQAKVEDFLVGLTSVLCRRFNSLLCLLWN comes from the exons ATGTCCCACTTCGGTGGAATCGcag GTGGCGGCAATCCAGCCGTGTATGAAATAATttcctctgcaagtgatcccaggttatcagttgcagaTACAGCCCTCAATAGCTATGTGGCACTGGAAAAC ATAGCTATAAGACTT GGGTTCCCGTTAGAAGATGCATACAAATTACAAACTACAAAGTTCTCCAACCCTCCTCCGCTCGTATTCCGTTTGCTAACTG GTTGTTGGTTTATTAATTTGCATCCATATATTGTCACAAAGGGATTTACTACCTATCCCTGGTGGTGCAGTGTCACAGTAATTAAG TTTGTTGCTGGATCTCAACCAGTGAATGCTTTGGCATTTGTTGTTGATGGACTTTATTACGGAGTATCAGACTTTGGATTTGCTGCATACTCTATG GTTCTAGTTGCACTGATTTCATCAGTTTTTATATTGGTCGCTTCTCCGGTCCTTGGACTTCCCGGAGTGTGGACAGGATTGTTCCTTTTCATAGTTTTGCGTGTTCTAGCCAGAATTTGGAG CTGCTTGATGAAAGTCCCAGCAATGGATGAATTGGTTAAAATCAGTATCCTGTGTTACTGCAG AGTCAAGGGAAGAGAACTAAACTGGGAGAAGAGATATGACATTATCATTGGGACAGCTGAAGGATTGGTTTACCTGCATGAGAATTCAAAAACTAGgataattcaaagagatataaaaGCCAGCAACATCTTATTGGATGCTAAACTTCGCGCCAAAATTATATGTG TTTCCGATTTTCAG GCAAAGGTGGAAGATTTTCTGGTGGGTTTAACATCAGTGTTATGCAGAAGGTTCAATTCTTTATTATGTCTTCTGTGGAACTG A